One Blattabacterium cuenoti genomic window carries:
- the murI gene encoding glutamate racemase has product MKISPLSPIGVFDSGIGGLLIAKEMKIQMPNEYFIYFGDTQNMPYGEKSREFIRNNSLKIASFLYKKNCKALVIACNSIVSNALDLIQKKFHKKILIFNVIDPVVKNTIFLSYKKIGIIATPATIHSNFYIKKIKKYYHHLDIVQISTPLLAPIIENGWEMKKISPVINSYLNHFKSIDAILLACTHYLFLKQEIDNFYHGKVHLIDIQKIVVKEIRKKLIENKLLCIHSTWGRLPVFYTSSHRPIFFEKKVRILFGKKVFFKTHVFNFV; this is encoded by the coding sequence ATGAAAATAAGTCCATTATCTCCAATAGGAGTATTTGATTCTGGAATTGGCGGACTTCTTATAGCTAAAGAAATGAAAATTCAAATGCCTAATGAATATTTTATTTATTTCGGGGACACCCAAAATATGCCTTATGGAGAAAAGTCTAGAGAATTTATTAGAAATAACTCTTTAAAAATCGCTTCTTTTCTTTATAAAAAAAATTGTAAAGCTTTAGTTATTGCATGCAATTCTATCGTATCTAATGCTTTAGACCTGATTCAAAAAAAATTTCATAAAAAAATATTAATATTTAATGTCATAGATCCTGTAGTAAAGAATACAATTTTTCTTTCTTATAAAAAAATAGGAATAATTGCCACGCCTGCTACCATACATTCCAATTTTTATATAAAAAAAATAAAAAAATATTATCATCATTTAGATATAGTTCAAATATCTACTCCTTTATTAGCTCCCATTATAGAAAATGGTTGGGAAATGAAAAAAATAAGCCCTGTTATCAACAGTTATTTAAATCATTTTAAATCAATAGATGCTATATTATTAGCTTGTACTCATTATTTATTTTTAAAACAAGAAATAGATAATTTTTATCATGGAAAAGTTCATTTAATTGATATACAAAAAATAGTGGTGAAAGAGATAAGGAAAAAGTTAATCGAAAACAAATTGTTATGTATACATTCTACATGGGGGAGGTTACCTGTTTTTTATACGTCGAGTCATAGACCTATTTTTTTTGAAAAAAAAGTTCGAATTCTTTTTGGGAAAAAAGTTTTTTTTAAGACACATGTTTTTAATTTTGTCTGA
- the rpsT gene encoding 30S ribosomal protein S20, protein MANHLSSLKRIRQNHARRLHNKYVYKSTKTAIKKLLVDKNQKQYSTVISMIDKLAKKNIIHMNKAARLKKKLSKKLLYKLI, encoded by the coding sequence ATGGCAAATCATTTATCTTCTTTAAAAAGAATCAGACAAAATCATGCTAGACGTTTACATAACAAATATGTATATAAAAGCACTAAGACTGCTATAAAAAAATTGTTAGTTGATAAAAATCAAAAACAATATTCTACTGTCATTTCCATGATAGATAAATTAGCAAAAAAAAATATTATACATATGAATAAAGCTGCTAGGTTGAAAAAAAAATTAAGTAAAAAGCTACTTTATAAACTTATTTGA
- a CDS encoding 3-phosphoshikimate 1-carboxyvinyltransferase produces MPSYIKIYKDPNSLYGSISITGSKSISNRLLILKAIHKDDIHIENLSNCEDTEVLKKSLMSPSNKLDIHHAGTAMRFLTSYFSIQEGRKVILTGSYRMKNRPIYILVEALKKLGSKIFYLEKEGYPPIQIFGKKILGGEIDMNAEISSQYISSLMLIASQLRIGLKIFLKGNITSIPYIKMTFDLLTLAGIKTNWKERIIHIYPVKKKYKKRFYVESDWSSASYYYSMAAIAKNSHIILRSYDNNSLQGDKEVSYIYDKYFGINTVFDKNVIKLKKKLNFLSPKFIELDLNKTPDLAQTIVVTCVAIGVKCSLKGLETLKIKETDRLQALKEELFKAGVIIEITDSYLEIKDFYKKRINSFIRIKTYQDHRMAMSFSALGLCYDSIQIEDPNVVEKSYPNFWEDLKSLGFLVDFYEK; encoded by the coding sequence ATGCCTTCTTATATTAAGATTTATAAAGATCCAAATTCCTTATATGGTTCTATATCTATAACAGGATCTAAAAGTATATCTAATCGTCTTTTAATTTTAAAAGCTATTCATAAAGATGATATTCATATTGAAAATCTTTCTAATTGTGAAGATACAGAAGTATTAAAAAAAAGTTTAATGAGTCCCTCTAATAAATTAGATATTCATCATGCTGGAACTGCTATGCGTTTTTTAACTTCTTATTTCTCTATACAAGAGGGAAGAAAAGTAATATTAACAGGATCGTATAGAATGAAAAATAGACCGATTTATATACTTGTAGAAGCTCTAAAAAAGTTGGGATCTAAAATTTTCTATTTGGAAAAAGAAGGATATCCTCCAATACAAATTTTTGGGAAGAAAATTTTAGGTGGAGAAATAGATATGAATGCGGAAATTAGTAGTCAATATATAAGTTCTCTTATGTTAATAGCTAGTCAACTTAGAATAGGATTAAAAATTTTTCTTAAAGGAAATATCACATCTATTCCTTATATAAAAATGACTTTTGATTTACTTACTCTAGCTGGAATAAAAACAAATTGGAAAGAAAGAATTATCCATATTTATCCAGTAAAAAAAAAATATAAAAAACGTTTTTATGTAGAATCAGATTGGAGCTCAGCTTCTTACTATTATTCTATGGCTGCTATTGCAAAAAATAGTCATATTATTTTACGTTCATATGATAATAATAGTTTACAAGGAGACAAAGAAGTCTCATACATATATGATAAATATTTTGGAATTAATACCGTTTTTGATAAAAATGTGATAAAATTAAAGAAAAAATTGAATTTTTTATCTCCAAAATTTATTGAGTTAGATTTAAATAAAACACCAGATCTTGCTCAAACTATTGTTGTTACTTGTGTTGCTATTGGTGTAAAATGTAGTTTAAAAGGATTAGAAACATTGAAAATTAAAGAAACAGATAGATTACAAGCATTAAAAGAAGAGCTTTTTAAAGCTGGAGTTATAATAGAAATTACGGATTCTTATTTAGAAATAAAAGATTTTTATAAAAAAAGAATTAATTCTTTCATCAGAATTAAAACTTATCAAGATCATAGGATGGCAATGTCTTTTTCTGCATTGGGATTATGTTATGATTCTATACAAATAGAAGACCCGAATGTTGTGGAAAAATCATATCCCAATTTTTGGGAAGATTTAAAATCTTTAGGTTTTTTAGTTGATTTTTATGAAAAATAA
- a CDS encoding nucleotide pyrophosphohydrolase has translation MKINNLQKLVHNWIINHGVRYFDILTNTILLSEEVGEVSRIIARNYGEQSKQKNCKKNEDLGEELSDVLFVIVCLANQTGIDLEESFNKKLKKKEIRDHARHHENKKLK, from the coding sequence TTGAAAATAAATAATTTACAAAAATTAGTTCATAATTGGATAATCAATCATGGAGTTCGTTATTTTGATATACTGACTAATACAATTCTTTTATCTGAAGAAGTAGGGGAAGTTTCTAGAATTATTGCTAGAAATTATGGAGAACAATCAAAACAAAAAAATTGTAAAAAAAATGAAGATCTTGGAGAAGAATTATCAGATGTATTATTTGTTATAGTTTGTTTAGCAAATCAAACTGGAATTGATTTGGAAGAATCCTTTAATAAAAAATTAAAAAAAAAAGAAATTAGAGATCATGCTAGACATCACGAAAATAAAAAATTAAAATAA
- a CDS encoding transketolase family protein: MKQYENKGLKETRAGFGKALTFLGRTNHRIVALCSDLKTSLFMDQFSKEFPERFFQIGIAEANMIGIASGLSIGKYIPFTGTFANFSTSRVYDQIRQSIAYSYKNVKICASHSGLTLGEDGATHQSLEDIGMMKMLPGMVVINTCDYNQTYAATLAISNYLGPVYLRFGRPAVANFTNENQIFEIGKAVVLTEGKDVTIVSTGHLVWESLEASRILYKKKGIECEVINIHTIKPLDNYTILKSINKTKCVVTAEEHNYWGGLGESVARILTTNKCPVVQSLVAVNDTFGESGKPMELLKKYKINCDSIINHVQFVLNKKNINN; this comes from the coding sequence ATGAAACAGTATGAGAATAAAGGATTAAAAGAAACTAGAGCTGGTTTTGGCAAGGCTTTAACTTTTTTGGGTAGAACAAATCATAGAATCGTTGCATTATGTTCGGACCTTAAGACTTCTTTGTTTATGGATCAGTTTTCGAAAGAATTTCCTGAAAGATTTTTTCAAATAGGAATTGCAGAAGCTAATATGATAGGGATAGCATCCGGACTTAGTATTGGTAAATATATTCCATTTACCGGAACATTTGCTAATTTTTCAACATCTCGTGTTTATGACCAAATCCGTCAATCTATTGCTTATTCTTACAAAAATGTAAAAATATGCGCCTCTCATTCTGGATTAACTCTAGGAGAAGATGGGGCCACACATCAAAGTTTAGAAGATATAGGAATGATGAAAATGCTACCTGGGATGGTTGTTATTAATACTTGTGATTATAATCAGACCTATGCAGCTACTTTAGCGATATCGAATTATTTAGGGCCAGTATATTTGCGTTTTGGTCGTCCTGCTGTAGCTAATTTTACAAATGAAAATCAAATATTCGAAATAGGAAAAGCGGTAGTTTTAACGGAAGGAAAAGATGTTACTATTGTTAGCACAGGACATTTAGTTTGGGAATCTTTAGAAGCATCTAGAATTTTATATAAAAAAAAAGGAATAGAATGTGAAGTGATTAATATTCATACAATTAAACCATTAGATAATTATACTATTTTAAAATCTATTAATAAAACAAAATGTGTTGTTACTGCAGAAGAACACAATTATTGGGGGGGGTTAGGAGAAAGTGTAGCTAGAATATTAACTACTAATAAATGTCCTGTTGTTCAAAGTTTAGTGGCCGTTAACGATACTTTTGGAGAAAGTGGAAAACCCATGGAGCTTTTAAAAAAATATAAAATTAATTGTGATTCTATTATAAACCATGTTCAATTCGTTTTGAACAAAAAAAATATAAATAATTGA
- a CDS encoding transketolase, whose protein sequence is MNMNISYLKNLCIQVRRDILRMVHDAKSGHPGGSLGCTEYFVALYQKIMYYDPNQFTMDGKGEDLFFLSNGHISPVYYSILARSGFFSIKELSTFRKLNSRLQGHPTVHGGLPGIRISSGSLGQGMSVSIGAALSKKLNNELNRIVYSLHGDGELNEGQIWEAVLYAGSRKIDNYIATIDYNGQQIDGSTDEVLPLGNLKKKFESFDWKVLEELEGNNIEKVINILKKAKNETGKEKPVLIILYTKMGYGVDFMVGNNAWHGKPPNKEELKKALYQLPKTPLGDYPL, encoded by the coding sequence ATGAATATGAATATAAGTTATTTAAAAAACTTGTGTATTCAAGTGAGGCGAGATATTTTACGTATGGTACATGATGCAAAGTCTGGACATCCTGGTGGGTCTTTAGGATGTACAGAGTATTTTGTGGCTTTATATCAAAAAATTATGTATTATGATCCAAATCAATTTACCATGGATGGAAAAGGGGAAGACCTTTTTTTCTTGTCTAATGGCCATATATCTCCTGTTTATTATAGTATATTAGCTCGTTCTGGTTTTTTTTCTATTAAAGAATTATCCACTTTTAGAAAGTTAAATTCTCGTTTACAAGGTCATCCTACTGTGCATGGCGGATTACCAGGAATACGAATTTCTTCCGGTTCTTTAGGACAAGGAATGTCTGTATCCATTGGTGCTGCCTTATCAAAGAAACTCAATAATGAATTGAATAGAATTGTTTACAGTTTACATGGAGATGGAGAATTAAATGAAGGCCAAATTTGGGAAGCGGTTCTATATGCAGGTTCTAGGAAAATAGATAATTATATAGCCACTATAGATTACAATGGACAACAAATAGATGGGAGTACGGATGAAGTCCTCCCTTTGGGGAATTTAAAAAAAAAATTTGAATCTTTTGATTGGAAGGTTTTAGAAGAATTAGAAGGAAATAATATAGAGAAAGTAATTAACATTTTAAAAAAAGCTAAAAATGAAACAGGGAAAGAAAAACCTGTTTTGATCATATTATATACTAAAATGGGATATGGTGTAGATTTTATGGTAGGAAATAACGCATGGCATGGAAAACCTCCTAATAAAGAAGAACTAAAAAAAGCTTTATATCAACTTCCTAAAACTCCTTTAGGAGATTATCCATTGTAA
- the smpB gene encoding SsrA-binding protein SmpB — protein MSILNRKAKFKYHFIEHYIAGIQLFGTEVKSIRQNKANIMESFCQIKHGELYSINMYIDEYKFGTNWNHSIRRERKLLLKKQELIRINKKLKDPGLTLIPIELFFNDKGYIKLKIVLAKGKKTHDKRESLRKKDFLKEINRSLKFKNRI, from the coding sequence ATGAGTATTCTAAATAGAAAAGCAAAATTTAAGTATCATTTTATTGAGCATTATATAGCTGGAATACAATTGTTTGGAACAGAAGTAAAATCTATAAGACAAAATAAAGCTAATATTATGGAAAGTTTTTGTCAAATAAAACATGGAGAGTTGTATTCTATCAATATGTACATAGATGAATATAAATTTGGAACAAACTGGAATCATTCAATTAGAAGAGAAAGGAAACTGTTATTAAAGAAACAAGAATTGATAAGAATCAATAAAAAATTAAAAGACCCTGGGTTAACTTTAATTCCCATAGAATTATTCTTTAATGATAAAGGATACATAAAACTGAAAATAGTTTTAGCTAAAGGGAAAAAGACACATGATAAACGTGAATCTTTACGAAAGAAAGATTTTTTGAAAGAAATTAATCGATCTTTAAAATTTAAAAATCGTATTTAA
- a CDS encoding OmpA family protein has protein sequence MKNVNFFIVALFTFFSSVFVFSQSQDSKKEKWFVRIGTHDINYYPIRSPFKGFFLKRNNSFHPVISSIELEHNIKKHIGLYLDASYGMVDNSRWKVDNNFFVKLSNGINLYIIPHYKLDPYLRLGIGHYKSDSYVNRELEISDTKYFKTNKKNFFLIDGGLGLNLWLVSNFGLNLQSTYNHVFAKQSRDYLNFWKHNVGLIFRFGNLKIDHDHKIVTENQDNYSVSDSEKEKDSVSDSEKEKDSVSDSEKEKDSVSDSEKEKEVEQKICCEDSDNDGILDNEDLCPNQFGKKENKGCPDIVFNPILFGIGKFSLSTRSLMKINKIAKIMINRIPNSKFYVNGYADTHGKLYFNKILSLKRARSVFYALVSKGVNPSRMEVRGLGVEKKKGRCVEIIIRK, from the coding sequence ATGAAAAACGTCAACTTTTTTATTGTTGCTTTATTTACTTTTTTTTCATCTGTTTTTGTTTTTTCCCAATCTCAAGATTCGAAAAAAGAAAAATGGTTTGTTAGAATAGGAACGCATGACATAAATTATTATCCTATAAGGTCTCCTTTTAAAGGTTTTTTTCTTAAAAGAAATAACAGCTTTCATCCAGTTATTTCCAGTATAGAACTGGAACATAATATCAAGAAACATATAGGTTTATATTTAGATGCTTCATACGGAATGGTAGACAATTCGAGATGGAAAGTAGACAATAACTTTTTTGTAAAGTTAAGTAATGGGATTAATTTATATATTATACCTCATTACAAATTGGATCCTTACTTAAGATTAGGGATAGGACACTATAAATCGGATAGTTATGTCAATAGAGAGTTGGAGATTTCAGATACAAAATATTTTAAAACGAATAAAAAGAATTTTTTTCTTATAGATGGAGGTTTGGGTTTAAATTTATGGTTAGTATCTAATTTTGGGCTTAATTTACAAAGCACTTACAATCATGTATTTGCTAAACAATCAAGAGATTATCTAAATTTTTGGAAACATAATGTAGGATTAATTTTTCGTTTCGGAAATTTAAAAATTGATCATGATCATAAAATTGTAACAGAAAATCAAGACAATTATTCTGTATCTGATTCTGAAAAAGAAAAAGATTCTGTATCTGATTCTGAAAAAGAAAAAGATTCTGTATCTGATTCTGAAAAAGAAAAAGATTCTGTATCTGATTCTGAAAAAGAAAAAGAGGTTGAACAAAAAATTTGTTGTGAAGACTCAGATAATGATGGAATTTTAGATAATGAAGATTTGTGTCCCAATCAATTTGGAAAAAAAGAAAATAAAGGATGTCCTGACATAGTTTTTAATCCCATTTTATTTGGGATAGGAAAATTTTCATTATCTACTCGTTCTTTAATGAAAATCAATAAAATTGCAAAAATCATGATAAATCGTATTCCTAATTCAAAATTTTATGTAAATGGATATGCAGATACTCATGGAAAATTATATTTTAACAAAATATTGTCTTTAAAAAGAGCACGTTCCGTTTTTTATGCTTTGGTATCTAAAGGAGTAAATCCTTCTAGAATGGAAGTTAGAGGACTAGGAGTTGAAAAGAAAAAAGGACGATGTGTTGAAATCATAATACGAAAATAA
- the tatC gene encoding twin-arginine translocase subunit TatC produces MKENKMPFWKHIEELRKHIIHCICAIIISMIVLMNNKNIIFDCIIFGPAKTDFITYRILYKFTNTFLGIHFNSLSFLYKNLEIQNRQIFGQFHIYIWTCFIGGVILSFPYVFYEFWKFIKPALSDEEKKYSIWILVVVSFLFLLGVFFGYFILCPFLIHFGYSFRISNLPKNIFDLSDYISLILHSVFSMGIVFLFPFIIFFLTKIGLVSYSFLRKYRKHAFFVMLVIASAITPGDILSTIIVLIPLIILYQISVYISFYVNKKVS; encoded by the coding sequence ATGAAAGAAAATAAAATGCCGTTTTGGAAACATATTGAAGAATTAAGAAAACATATAATTCATTGTATTTGTGCAATAATCATTTCAATGATTGTTTTAATGAACAATAAAAATATTATATTCGATTGTATTATTTTTGGTCCAGCAAAAACAGATTTTATTACTTATCGTATATTGTATAAATTTACGAATACTTTTTTAGGAATTCACTTTAACTCACTTTCTTTTTTATACAAAAATTTAGAAATACAAAATAGACAAATATTTGGACAATTTCATATTTATATATGGACTTGTTTTATAGGAGGAGTTATTTTATCTTTTCCTTATGTTTTTTATGAATTTTGGAAATTTATAAAACCAGCTCTTTCAGATGAAGAAAAAAAATATTCAATATGGATATTAGTTGTGGTCTCTTTTTTATTTTTGTTAGGAGTTTTTTTTGGTTATTTCATATTATGTCCATTTTTAATTCATTTTGGATATTCTTTTAGAATAAGTAACCTCCCCAAAAACATATTTGATTTATCAGATTATATTTCTTTAATTCTGCATTCAGTATTTTCTATGGGGATTGTTTTTTTATTTCCATTTATTATATTCTTTTTAACTAAAATCGGATTGGTTTCTTATTCATTTTTGAGAAAATACAGAAAACATGCTTTTTTTGTTATGTTAGTTATAGCTTCTGCTATAACGCCTGGAGATATTTTAAGTACAATCATTGTATTAATTCCTCTTATAATACTTTATCAAATAAGTGTATACATATCTTTTTATGTCAACAAAAAAGTCTCTTGA